The Flavobacterium faecale genomic sequence GGAATCGTAATGGAACAAGGTCAAGTGGTATACGATGGCAGTATTGTTAGTGCCGTTTCTAATTATTTGAGTGGTGAATCAGAAAGTTTAAATCATAAGAAATTTGGACCAGATTATGATTTTGAATATTTTAAATTACATGAAATTTTTATAAATCCAAAATCAAGAACAGCTGATGATGCATTAGATGAAGATCATGAAATTGAAATTAACACAAAGATTTTTATTAAAAAAAATGCTGAAAGATTGCATTTGACCTATGTTCTTAAAGGTGATGACGGAAGTGCCTTATTTACTTTTTCAAATGTTAGTTCAAATTTAAAGCTAATAAATGGAGAGAATAATCTAAAATGTATTTTTCCAAAGGGATTTTTGAATATTGGAAATTATTTCATGGATTTCTTTCTTATTGAAGATTCTAAGAGATCATTATTTAGTGAATCCGATATCATGAGTTTTACAGTTCAAGAAGGATTTAGAGAGATTGGTTCATGGCTAGGCAAAGAACCTGGATTTATAAAACCTATTTTCAAATGGGAAGAAATTTAATATTTTAATTATTGTGAAGACATTATTAAAGAGAGTTTTACTTCAATTGGTTAATCCAGTAGCTTTAAAATTGGGTTATGTGAGAGTTAACAAAAAACACGGGCTTAATTTTGATGATTTTAATAAAAATAACTTATTAAACATCTTTTTTAGTAATCTAAAAAAGATGGGTTTTGAGCCAAAGCATATTGTTGATATTGGTGCAAATCACGGTACTTGGACAAGAGAAGTTTTAACTCATTTTCCAGAAGCTTATTACACTTTGTTGGAGCCTCAAAGTTGGTTGAAAAAGTCTTTTAATGATTTGCTTGAAAGTAATTCCAAAATACAATTTTATCCAGTAGGTGCAGGTGCGGAAAAAGGTTCATTTCAGTTTACGATTGTAGATAGAGATGATAGCTGTTCCTTTAGATATACTCCAGATGAAGCTAAAGAGGCTGGATTTGAACAAATAGAAATTCCTGTAGTCACTTTGGATGGGTTGTTGCAGGAAAGTAAATTACCTATTCCTGATATTATAAAAATTGATGCAGAAGGATTGGACATTGAAGTTTTGAAAGGAGCAAGTAATTACTTT encodes the following:
- a CDS encoding FkbM family methyltransferase, with translation MKTLLKRVLLQLVNPVALKLGYVRVNKKHGLNFDDFNKNNLLNIFFSNLKKMGFEPKHIVDIGANHGTWTREVLTHFPEAYYTLLEPQSWLKKSFNDLLESNSKIQFYPVGAGAEKGSFQFTIVDRDDSCSFRYTPDEAKEAGFEQIEIPVVTLDGLLQESKLPIPDIIKIDAEGLDIEVLKGASNYFGKTEIFMVEAGVFMTEFDNSILKMINFMEEKDYRLFEITDMNRPFKPQVLWLVELVFIKKNGIIDSYKISY